From one Agathobaculum sp. NTUH-O15-33 genomic stretch:
- a CDS encoding sugar phosphate isomerase/epimerase family protein, with translation MKITAITNGISGNYEEACRVLRETGVRYAEIQHLDGEQDPALQAGEARSVPGVPVETLKIEEAYRVRDLSRQYGIEPALITSHAFCGVPIRSTEISDPVYTLHMRQLKNAIAFAKITGAPMVRVMCFAKQPVTFGSHGAGEWLANDNTVWDKFLSLFRPIAELAETEQITLVVENGNGQICSSYLMRKLADGLGSKRIRYLWDPANAMYYGEMPTLEVYESIRDILSHIHIKDCVADITRSYMDICEIGSGELAQYLPPLAAALRRDGYQGCVSLENIYCPDGGRCADGYRLDIRHLQDIFG, from the coding sequence ATGAAAATTACAGCAATTACAAACGGCATCAGCGGAAATTATGAAGAGGCCTGCCGTGTTCTGCGGGAAACGGGCGTTCGCTACGCCGAGATTCAGCATTTAGACGGCGAGCAGGACCCGGCGCTGCAGGCCGGAGAAGCGCGCAGCGTGCCGGGCGTACCGGTGGAAACGTTAAAGATCGAGGAAGCGTATCGCGTGCGCGATTTGTCTCGCCAATATGGGATCGAACCGGCCCTTATTACCAGCCATGCTTTTTGCGGCGTACCCATTCGCAGCACCGAGATCAGCGATCCGGTATATACGCTGCATATGCGCCAGCTGAAAAATGCGATCGCCTTTGCAAAGATCACCGGCGCGCCGATGGTACGCGTCATGTGCTTTGCCAAACAGCCGGTGACCTTTGGCAGCCACGGCGCGGGGGAATGGCTCGCGAACGACAACACGGTTTGGGATAAGTTTTTGTCGCTGTTTCGTCCGATCGCAGAGCTGGCCGAAACCGAGCAAATCACACTGGTCGTGGAAAACGGAAATGGCCAGATATGTTCCTCCTACCTGATGCGAAAGCTCGCGGACGGCCTCGGTTCTAAACGCATCCGCTATCTGTGGGACCCGGCCAACGCCATGTACTATGGGGAAATGCCCACGCTGGAGGTTTACGAGAGCATCCGCGATATCCTGTCGCATATCCATATCAAGGATTGCGTCGCGGATATCACCCGTTCCTATATGGATATCTGTGAGATCGGGTCGGGCGAGCTTGCGCAGTACTTGCCGCCGCTGGCTGCGGCGCTGCGGCGGGACGGATATCAGGGCTGCGTTTCGCTGGAAAATATTTATTGCCCGGACGGCGGCCGGTGTGCGGATGGATACCGGCTGGATATCCGCCATTTGCAGGATATCTTCGGATAA
- a CDS encoding NAD(P)-dependent oxidoreductase, with translation MKKIGFVGLGDMGMGMARNILRAGFDIKGYDLREDRRANFKAANGTLATSTADTADGVDVLFIMVMSGDHVDAVISDVIDRLAPGATVFITATIGPWYVKRQAETLEARGIHVVDMPVSGGRFGANDGVLSLMASGDKAVIDSHMDVLSAIGDPNKIYFVGGRVGDGQTVKSCIQAFQGTSYEGLFEAMVLAEKAGLDLEMFASVLNESIIGSAITRNTTRKIIDRHFVDTGSNIATMKKDISISVELGKKLGVPLYATTVSREMFQVGLNMMPDGDNWSIVKLLEAQAGIERED, from the coding sequence ATGAAAAAAATTGGGTTTGTCGGCCTTGGCGATATGGGCATGGGCATGGCGCGCAACATTCTGCGCGCCGGCTTCGACATCAAGGGATATGACCTGCGCGAAGACCGGCGCGCCAACTTTAAGGCGGCGAACGGCACGCTCGCTACCTCAACCGCCGATACCGCAGACGGTGTGGATGTGCTGTTCATCATGGTCATGAGCGGCGATCATGTGGATGCGGTGATAAGCGATGTGATCGATAGACTTGCTCCGGGCGCGACGGTGTTCATCACCGCGACCATCGGCCCGTGGTATGTCAAACGTCAGGCGGAGACCCTAGAAGCGCGCGGCATACATGTGGTGGATATGCCGGTCAGCGGCGGGCGCTTCGGCGCGAACGACGGCGTGTTGTCGCTGATGGCGTCGGGCGATAAGGCAGTGATCGATTCCCACATGGATGTGCTGTCCGCGATCGGCGATCCGAACAAAATCTATTTCGTCGGTGGCCGCGTCGGCGACGGACAAACGGTCAAAAGCTGTATTCAGGCGTTTCAAGGCACCTCATACGAAGGCCTGTTTGAGGCGATGGTTTTGGCCGAAAAGGCCGGACTGGATCTGGAGATGTTTGCCTCTGTGCTGAACGAAAGCATTATCGGCAGCGCGATTACTCGAAATACAACCAGAAAGATCATCGACCGGCACTTTGTAGACACCGGAAGCAATATCGCCACCATGAAAAAGGACATATCGATCAGCGTGGAGCTGGGCAAAAAGCTGGGCGTGCCGCTGTATGCGACCACGGTCTCGCGTGAGATGTTTCAGGTCGGTTTGAATATGATGCCGGACGGCGATAACTGGAGTATCGTCAAGCTGCTCGAGGCGCAGGCGGGCATCGAGCGGGAGGATTAG
- a CDS encoding lactate utilization protein, translating to MNDKKLQAAFQSHGFSCAFFASGAEAAAYLSETLTGRTIGIGGSVTVRQIGLYELLAQKNAVVWHHRIAGDETKRLAAQCAVYITSANAASETGELVNMDGAGNRLAMTLYGPEQVYYLIGRNKIVPDCAAAIWRAKHIAAPKNAQRTRAHTPCAERGDRCYNCDCPARICRATLILDRAPNRTPSKILFIDEDLGF from the coding sequence ATGAACGATAAAAAACTGCAAGCGGCGTTTCAGTCCCATGGGTTTTCTTGCGCCTTTTTTGCGTCCGGCGCGGAAGCGGCGGCGTATTTATCGGAAACGCTTACCGGCCGCACCATCGGCATCGGCGGCAGCGTGACCGTGCGGCAGATCGGTTTATACGAGCTGCTTGCACAAAAAAACGCTGTTGTCTGGCACCACCGAATCGCGGGCGACGAGACAAAGCGTTTGGCAGCGCAGTGCGCCGTATATATCACCAGCGCCAACGCGGCGTCGGAGACGGGGGAATTGGTGAACATGGACGGCGCGGGCAACAGACTGGCAATGACTTTGTACGGACCGGAGCAAGTCTATTACCTGATCGGCCGCAATAAGATTGTGCCCGACTGCGCCGCAGCCATTTGGCGCGCGAAGCATATCGCGGCGCCCAAAAACGCACAGCGGACCCGGGCCCATACGCCTTGCGCGGAACGGGGCGACCGGTGCTACAACTGCGACTGCCCGGCTCGGATCTGCCGCGCGACGCTTATTTTAGACCGCGCGCCAAACCGAACGCCGTCCAAAATCCTGTTCATCGATGAGGATCTCGGATTTTAG
- a CDS encoding helix-turn-helix transcriptional regulator: protein MEINEAGVSRRSVRYFFTPSSYAERLFFYPTRIGHYFCDRNYQFSCNCEIAMEAGHRVNYMLFLVVGGHMDIELEGEHFSASPGDLVLFDCKKPHEYRARTDELEFFWLLFNGGQSDSLYGEILSLRGGHVFPSGDPAQVRLLFERLITYGEMPGRGPEHTLSETVYALLCELLAAASGPVDDFDALIDRALRYMDGHYNGALSVEDVAAHIGLSASYFTKQFRKRTGYSPYEYISLRRIDRAKELLLAGGRTVGQIAFETGFNSEENFIRAFKKKVGVTPSAFRQYPI, encoded by the coding sequence ATGGAAATTAACGAGGCCGGTGTTTCCCGGCGATCTGTGCGCTATTTTTTCACCCCTTCTTCCTATGCCGAGCGTCTGTTCTTCTATCCCACCCGGATTGGGCACTATTTCTGCGACCGGAATTATCAGTTCAGCTGCAACTGTGAGATTGCGATGGAAGCCGGCCACCGCGTCAACTATATGCTGTTTCTCGTGGTGGGCGGCCATATGGATATCGAGCTGGAGGGCGAGCATTTTTCCGCCTCCCCCGGCGACCTTGTGCTGTTCGATTGCAAAAAGCCGCATGAATATCGCGCGCGGACCGACGAACTGGAATTTTTCTGGCTGCTGTTTAACGGCGGACAGAGCGATAGCCTGTACGGCGAGATCCTGTCGCTTCGCGGCGGACACGTGTTTCCCTCCGGCGATCCGGCGCAGGTGCGCCTTTTATTTGAGCGGCTGATCACCTACGGGGAAATGCCGGGCCGCGGGCCCGAGCATACGCTTTCCGAGACTGTGTACGCCCTTTTGTGCGAGCTGCTTGCCGCCGCCTCGGGTCCGGTCGATGATTTTGACGCGCTGATCGACCGCGCGCTCCGGTACATGGACGGACACTATAACGGCGCGCTGTCCGTGGAGGATGTCGCCGCGCACATCGGCCTGAGCGCCTCGTACTTCACCAAGCAGTTCCGCAAGCGCACGGGGTACTCTCCTTACGAATACATCAGCCTGCGCCGCATCGACCGCGCCAAGGAGCTGCTGCTCGCGGGCGGGCGCACCGTGGGACAGATCGCCTTTGAGACCGGCTTTAACAGCGAGGAAAACTTTATACGCGCCTTCAAAAAGAAGGTCGGCGTAACGCCCTCCGCTTTCCGGCAGTACCCTATCTAA
- a CDS encoding sugar phosphate isomerase/epimerase family protein, protein MKIAFDVDVLAKQMSINDMVHQVADWGYKYIEQSPHPRINPFYKHPLFSEECEQEYRQALKETGVEISSFIVVYRWSGPTEEQRQFAVENWKKIIQIAVNMGVPVINTELSGDPNQAEICNGMWFKSMEELLPLIEKEGIRVEIQSHPYDFCELNNETVDMVKSFRSKNLGYVYSSPHGFFYDQGKGDVRSMLQYCGDELTHVLFADTFNQTLDCRYIANPPWLNGRGKADVTIHQHLAMGEGDVDFPGIFETLRDMDFANKQIGANAPKVGGDNIACVSMFGFPEKMAKQAPEARERIEKELLGK, encoded by the coding sequence ATGAAAATCGCATTTGACGTAGACGTATTGGCCAAGCAGATGTCGATCAACGATATGGTGCATCAGGTGGCCGACTGGGGCTACAAGTACATTGAACAGTCCCCCCATCCGCGCATCAATCCCTTTTACAAGCACCCGCTCTTCTCCGAGGAGTGCGAGCAGGAATACCGTCAGGCGCTGAAGGAGACCGGCGTTGAGATCTCGTCCTTCATCGTTGTTTACCGCTGGTCCGGCCCGACTGAGGAGCAGCGTCAGTTCGCGGTGGAAAACTGGAAGAAGATCATCCAGATCGCCGTTAACATGGGCGTTCCGGTCATCAACACCGAGCTTTCCGGCGACCCCAATCAGGCCGAGATCTGCAACGGCATGTGGTTCAAATCGATGGAGGAGCTGCTGCCCCTGATTGAGAAGGAAGGCATCCGCGTTGAGATCCAGTCCCATCCGTATGACTTCTGCGAGCTGAACAACGAGACCGTCGATATGGTCAAATCCTTCCGCTCCAAGAATCTGGGCTATGTATACTCCTCGCCCCACGGCTTTTTCTACGATCAGGGCAAGGGCGATGTTCGCTCGATGCTGCAGTACTGCGGCGACGAGCTGACCCACGTTCTCTTTGCCGATACCTTTAACCAGACGCTGGATTGCCGCTACATCGCCAATCCGCCCTGGCTCAACGGCCGCGGCAAGGCTGACGTTACCATCCACCAGCATCTTGCCATGGGCGAGGGCGACGTGGACTTCCCCGGTATCTTCGAGACGCTGCGCGACATGGATTTTGCAAACAAGCAGATCGGCGCGAACGCCCCCAAGGTCGGCGGCGATAATATTGCCTGTGTTTCCATGTTCGGTTTCCCGGAGAAAATGGCAAAGCAGGCGCCCGAAGCACGCGAGCGCATCGAAAAGGAGCTTCTCGGCAAGTAA
- a CDS encoding solute:sodium symporter family transporter: protein MSFLNSMAFTAITFLAFTALVALISWWKTRGDNLDTQDGYYLAGRGLTGPIIAGSLLMTNLSAEQLVGTNGQAVRVGMGPIAWEVTAAMALIVMAFFLMPKYLKTGLTTVPEFFEQRYDAGTRRLVSLIVLLSYIVIMLPNILYAGAQVFSNIFDLPGLTGWSEFACIAVVCVATAFVGSIYAIFGGLKAIALSDSINGLGLIVGGLLVPIFGLIALGQMHGGNFMQGVDVFLHSEPEMMNAINPANAPEPYMPWPLLLTGMFINNMYFWGTNQSIIQRTFGAKNLKEAQKGAVLAGFLKILTPLIVVIPGIIAFMLYGSAAQANSGDAGYPMLVANVMPKPILGFFAAVMFGAILSSFNSVLNSASTIYALDIHRPSFNPTASDAYMVKVGQRFGTVVAIVSTIMAPFMLYMGGITTFVNSMFAAFNTPILVCLVCGFFWKKVPTIAPKIIIPVHVVLYFTLQFGLRNVIPFLKDIHYLYFTAVLFVVDMFIMWVIVKKRPRETDFVLNDVKAVELTPWKHGKLFATITLAVMVLAYILFSPLVFAK, encoded by the coding sequence ATGAGTTTTCTAAATTCCATGGCGTTCACCGCGATTACTTTCTTGGCGTTTACAGCACTCGTAGCGCTTATCTCGTGGTGGAAGACCCGGGGCGACAACCTCGACACACAGGATGGCTACTATCTGGCGGGACGCGGACTGACCGGCCCGATCATCGCCGGTTCGCTGCTGATGACCAACCTGTCCGCCGAGCAGCTCGTCGGTACCAATGGACAAGCGGTGCGCGTCGGCATGGGCCCAATCGCGTGGGAAGTAACGGCGGCCATGGCGCTGATCGTTATGGCGTTCTTCCTGATGCCCAAGTACTTAAAGACCGGCCTTACCACGGTGCCGGAATTCTTCGAGCAGCGCTACGACGCGGGCACGCGCCGTCTGGTCTCGCTGATCGTGCTGCTCTCTTACATCGTCATCATGCTGCCGAACATCCTGTACGCTGGCGCGCAGGTGTTCTCCAACATCTTTGATCTGCCCGGCCTGACCGGCTGGAGCGAGTTCGCCTGCATCGCCGTCGTGTGTGTCGCGACCGCGTTTGTCGGTTCGATCTACGCGATTTTCGGCGGTCTGAAGGCCATCGCGCTGTCCGACTCGATCAACGGCCTCGGCCTGATCGTCGGCGGTCTGCTGGTGCCGATCTTCGGCCTGATCGCGCTGGGCCAGATGCACGGCGGCAACTTCATGCAGGGCGTGGACGTGTTCCTGCACTCCGAACCTGAAATGATGAACGCCATCAACCCGGCGAACGCGCCTGAGCCGTACATGCCCTGGCCGCTGCTTCTGACCGGTATGTTCATTAACAACATGTATTTCTGGGGCACCAACCAGTCGATCATCCAGCGTACCTTTGGCGCTAAGAACCTGAAGGAAGCGCAGAAGGGCGCCGTACTGGCCGGCTTCCTCAAGATTCTGACCCCTCTGATCGTCGTTATCCCGGGCATCATCGCTTTCATGCTGTACGGCTCCGCCGCGCAGGCCAACAGCGGCGACGCCGGCTACCCGATGCTGGTCGCTAACGTTATGCCCAAGCCGATTCTCGGCTTCTTCGCCGCCGTAATGTTCGGCGCGATCCTGTCCTCGTTCAACTCGGTGCTTAACTCCGCGTCCACGATCTACGCGCTTGATATCCACCGTCCGTCCTTCAACCCGACGGCTTCCGACGCCTACATGGTGAAGGTCGGCCAGCGCTTTGGCACGGTCGTGGCCATCGTATCGACGATCATGGCGCCGTTCATGCTCTACATGGGCGGTATCACCACCTTCGTAAACTCCATGTTCGCGGCGTTCAACACGCCTATTCTGGTCTGTCTGGTGTGTGGCTTCTTCTGGAAGAAAGTGCCCACCATCGCGCCCAAGATCATCATCCCGGTGCATGTGGTGCTGTATTTTACCCTTCAGTTCGGTCTGCGCAACGTGATTCCGTTCCTGAAGGATATCCACTATCTGTACTTTACCGCCGTGCTGTTTGTGGTCGACATGTTCATCATGTGGGTCATCGTTAAGAAGCGTCCGCGCGAGACCGATTTCGTCCTGAACGACGTCAAGGCGGTCGAGCTGACGCCGTGGAAGCATGGCAAGCTCTTTGCCACGATCACGCTGGCCGTTATGGTTCTGGCGTACATCCTGTTCTCCCCGCTGGTATTTGCCAAATAA
- the tnpA gene encoding IS200/IS605 family transposase, with protein sequence MANSLAHTKWVCKYHIVFTPKYRRKIIYKQLRKDIQQIIKDLCKWKGVEIIEGHMMPDHIHLLVSVPPKYSISQFMGYLKGKSAMMIFERHGNLKYKFGSRNFWATGYYVSTVGINTATIQKYIREQDKQDQIEDSLSKKEYVDPFKGSK encoded by the coding sequence ATGGCAAACAGTTTAGCACATACAAAATGGGTATGCAAGTATCACATCGTATTCACACCGAAATATCGAAGGAAAATAATCTATAAGCAGCTGCGAAAAGATATACAGCAAATTATAAAGGATTTGTGCAAGTGGAAGGGTGTGGAAATCATCGAAGGGCATATGATGCCTGACCATATTCATTTACTCGTAAGCGTGCCGCCGAAATACAGTATCTCGCAGTTTATGGGATATTTAAAAGGGAAAAGTGCGATGATGATATTCGAGCGGCATGGGAATTTAAAATATAAATTCGGCAGTCGTAATTTCTGGGCGACTGGATATTATGTGAGCACGGTAGGAATCAATACGGCCACGATTCAAAAATATATCAGGGAGCAAGATAAGCAGGATCAAATCGAAGATAGCTTAAGTAAGAAAGAATATGTTGACCCTTTCAAGGGTAGTAAGTAG
- a CDS encoding ABC transporter ATP-binding protein — translation MLELRSVKKAYDGVPVLRDISIRVDDGEIVSILGPSGCGKTTLLNLILGIAAADSGEILCDGEDLTHTPMEKRGFNIVFQDYALFPNLNVYKNITYGLKNKPGVSTEQEVDELIDLLGLREHLEKGIDQLSGGQKQRVALARTMVMKPRILLLDEPLSALDGVIKESIKDRIKTIAREYKLTTIIVTHDPEEALTLSDRVLIIDEGTISQYARPAEIIHKPENDFVKKFILNQLEIKRNNIYALFGDRAPMPAEAV, via the coding sequence ATGTTGGAACTGAGATCGGTCAAAAAGGCCTACGACGGCGTGCCCGTTCTGCGGGATATCTCCATCCGCGTGGACGACGGCGAGATCGTTTCCATTCTGGGGCCGTCGGGCTGCGGTAAGACCACGCTCTTGAATCTGATCCTTGGCATCGCGGCGGCGGACAGCGGCGAGATCCTGTGCGACGGCGAGGACCTGACCCATACGCCGATGGAAAAGCGGGGATTCAATATTGTGTTTCAGGATTACGCGCTGTTTCCCAATCTGAACGTTTATAAAAACATCACCTATGGTTTGAAGAACAAGCCGGGCGTGTCCACGGAGCAAGAGGTAGACGAGCTGATCGATCTGCTGGGCCTGCGCGAGCATCTGGAAAAGGGGATCGACCAGCTTTCCGGCGGCCAAAAGCAGCGCGTGGCGCTGGCGCGCACCATGGTGATGAAGCCGCGCATCCTGCTGCTGGACGAGCCGCTTTCCGCGCTGGACGGCGTGATCAAGGAATCCATCAAGGACCGCATCAAGACGATCGCCCGCGAATACAAGCTAACCACCATTATCGTCACGCACGATCCCGAGGAAGCGCTGACACTGTCCGACCGGGTGCTGATCATCGACGAAGGCACGATCTCCCAGTACGCCCGCCCGGCGGAGATCATTCATAAGCCGGAAAACGACTTTGTTAAAAAGTTCATTTTGAATCAGCTAGAGATTAAGCGCAACAATATTTACGCGCTCTTCGGCGACCGCGCGCCGATGCCAGCCGAGGCGGTGTAA
- a CDS encoding ABC transporter permease subunit, with translation MNRKNWELKLIFAGITALFAAFLIIPTIRLFFKSFLGEGGVTASYYLSVFSQRGFGQTLANSFAVSAASAVAAVGLAFVMAYAVHYTGLPAWCKRILRAMATLPMFLPTITYGFAIIYSFGKQGLITRLLGRQLFNIYGFWGLMIGYVIYTIPVAFMLISNTMCYVDKKTLIVSKTMGDPHLSTFWIAVLRPLLGTLAGAFIQAFFLCFTDFGIPASVGGRYDVIATVLYNQMLGGIPDFNRGAVVAVIMLLPSVASIFLMRFLERYNIRYNRISDADLRKNRVRDVGWGLGGTAVSVCMLAVFAVIFVVPLVQDWPYRTAFSFDHIRGVLADGDLLAVYQHSIVMALLTALFGTLLAYGAALITARSALPAWCKRVVESIAMVTNTIPGMVLGLAFLFAFSGTPLQNTLTLMVVCNIVHYFSTPYLMMKNSLSKMNAGWETTAMLMGDSWLKTILRVVTPNAVSSLLSVFSYYFINAMVTISALVFIAGARTMVLTTKIKQLQYVNKFNEVFVLSLLILLTNFVAKAVFSRLANDKKKK, from the coding sequence ATGAATCGTAAAAACTGGGAACTAAAACTGATTTTCGCGGGTATCACGGCTTTGTTTGCCGCCTTCCTTATCATTCCCACCATACGCCTCTTTTTTAAGTCCTTTTTGGGGGAAGGGGGCGTTACCGCTTCGTATTACCTGTCGGTCTTTTCGCAGCGCGGCTTTGGGCAAACGCTTGCAAACAGCTTTGCCGTGTCCGCCGCCTCGGCCGTGGCCGCGGTGGGGCTGGCCTTTGTCATGGCCTACGCGGTGCACTATACGGGGCTGCCCGCGTGGTGCAAACGCATCCTGCGCGCCATGGCGACGCTGCCGATGTTTCTGCCCACCATTACTTACGGCTTTGCCATCATCTACTCCTTCGGCAAGCAAGGGCTGATCACGCGGCTGCTGGGCAGGCAGCTGTTCAATATCTACGGCTTTTGGGGGCTGATGATCGGCTACGTCATCTACACCATCCCCGTGGCCTTTATGCTGATCAGCAACACGATGTGCTACGTGGACAAGAAAACGCTGATCGTTTCCAAGACTATGGGCGACCCGCATCTTTCCACCTTCTGGATCGCGGTGCTGCGTCCGCTGCTCGGCACGCTGGCCGGGGCGTTTATTCAGGCGTTTTTCCTCTGCTTTACGGATTTCGGCATTCCCGCTTCGGTCGGCGGCCGGTATGATGTGATCGCGACCGTGCTGTATAACCAAATGCTCGGCGGTATCCCGGATTTCAACCGGGGCGCGGTGGTTGCCGTGATCATGCTGCTGCCATCCGTGGCGAGCATTTTCCTGATGCGCTTTCTGGAACGGTACAACATCCGCTACAACCGCATTTCAGACGCCGACCTGCGCAAAAACCGCGTGCGCGACGTGGGCTGGGGGCTGGGCGGCACGGCGGTCTCCGTTTGCATGCTGGCGGTATTCGCGGTCATCTTCGTGGTGCCGCTCGTGCAGGATTGGCCGTACCGCACCGCCTTTTCCTTTGACCACATACGCGGGGTGCTCGCGGACGGCGATCTGCTCGCGGTCTATCAGCACTCGATCGTGATGGCGCTTTTGACCGCGCTGTTCGGCACGCTGCTCGCTTACGGCGCGGCGCTGATCACGGCGCGCAGCGCGCTGCCCGCTTGGTGTAAGCGCGTGGTGGAAAGTATCGCCATGGTGACAAACACCATTCCCGGCATGGTACTCGGTCTGGCGTTTCTCTTTGCCTTTTCGGGCACGCCGCTGCAAAATACGCTGACGCTGATGGTGGTCTGCAACATCGTCCACTATTTTTCCACGCCTTATCTGATGATGAAAAACTCCCTTTCCAAAATGAACGCGGGGTGGGAAACCACCGCGATGCTCATGGGGGATAGCTGGCTGAAAACGATCCTGCGCGTGGTCACGCCAAACGCGGTGTCCAGTCTGCTCAGCGTATTCAGCTATTACTTTATCAACGCCATGGTCACGATCAGCGCGCTGGTCTTCATCGCGGGCGCGCGCACCATGGTGCTGACTACCAAGATCAAGCAGTTGCAGTATGTCAACAAATTCAACGAAGTCTTTGTACTGTCCCTGCTGATCCTGCTGACCAACTTTGTTGCAAAAGCCGTATTTTCCCGGCTTGCAAATGATAAAAAGAAGAAATGA
- a CDS encoding extracellular solute-binding protein has protein sequence MNLKKLLALGLSLSMASMALAGCSSAGAGDVEAGAKVVIYSNADDEAITAMTDALDANGYADKYLLETFGTSELGGKLLAEGANIEADLVTMSTFYVQSAQEQNDMFLPLDFEVKTLDTFPDYCAPITSQEGAIIVNTEMLKESGLAMPASLKDLTDAQYAGHLAVTDIQSSSTAWLLIQALVAAYGEDGAGGVLAKIYQNAGDHIESSGSAPLKLCRAGEVAIGFGLRHQAVADKQDGLPIDYVDPSEGNFSLTESVAVTNKGDQTNPLAMEMAQCIIDNARAALIQTYPNPLYEGEIADAANQSAHPMTFPEPLTFELFQQHQALSESAKP, from the coding sequence ATGAATCTGAAAAAACTCTTGGCCCTTGGCCTTTCTCTGTCGATGGCGTCCATGGCGCTTGCCGGATGCAGCTCCGCCGGCGCGGGCGACGTCGAGGCGGGCGCGAAGGTCGTGATCTACTCGAACGCGGATGATGAAGCCATCACCGCCATGACGGACGCGCTGGACGCGAACGGCTACGCGGACAAATACCTGCTCGAAACCTTCGGTACCTCCGAACTGGGCGGCAAGCTGCTGGCCGAGGGCGCCAATATCGAAGCCGATCTGGTTACCATGAGCACGTTCTACGTGCAAAGCGCGCAGGAACAGAACGATATGTTTTTGCCGCTGGATTTCGAGGTGAAAACGCTCGATACCTTTCCGGATTATTGCGCGCCCATCACCTCGCAGGAGGGCGCGATCATCGTCAACACTGAAATGCTGAAGGAATCCGGCCTTGCAATGCCCGCGAGCCTGAAGGATCTGACCGACGCGCAGTATGCGGGCCACCTTGCGGTGACCGATATCCAGTCCTCCTCCACGGCGTGGCTGCTGATCCAAGCGCTGGTCGCCGCCTATGGCGAGGACGGCGCGGGCGGTGTGCTGGCAAAGATTTATCAGAACGCGGGCGACCACATCGAGTCCTCCGGGTCCGCGCCGCTCAAGCTGTGCCGCGCCGGCGAGGTGGCAATCGGCTTTGGCCTGCGCCATCAGGCGGTGGCTGACAAGCAGGACGGCCTGCCCATCGACTATGTCGATCCGTCCGAGGGCAATTTTTCGCTCACCGAGTCCGTGGCCGTGACCAACAAGGGCGATCAGACCAACCCGCTCGCCATGGAAATGGCGCAGTGCATCATCGATAACGCCCGCGCCGCGCTCATCCAGACCTATCCGAACCCGCTGTACGAGGGCGAGATCGCGGACGCCGCAAACCAGTCCGCCCACCCGATGACCTTCCCGGAGCCGCTGACCTTTGAGCTGTTCCAGCAGCATCAGGCGCTTTCCGAGAGCGCCAAGCCGTAA